The genomic DNA GGCTTCATGGATATGCAACTGGCCGAGGTTGGCCCTGCCTTTTCGGGCGGTGAACCCGGCGAGCAGCACACCCAGGCCGCCGGTATTCTGGTAGGCCATAACGCGCCACGTGATCCCTATGGTTCGCGGCGGCCGGTCGATATCTATGATGCCAAGGCCGATGCCGAGGCGGTTCTGGCCGCCCTCGGTGCGCCTGCTCGTGCGCAGATCAACCGCAAGGTTCCCGCATGGTTCCATCCGGGCCGTGCCGGTACGATCGCGCTGGGGCCGAACGCCTTGGCCACTTACGGAGAGGTGCATCCAAAGATCGTCACCGAGATGGGGATCAAAGGTCCGGTCATGGCCTTTACCGTCTATCCCGCCAAGGTGCCGCAACCAAAAGCGAAAACCACCACGCGTCCGGCCCTGACGATCAGCGATCTGCAAGCCGTGGAACGTGATTTCGCCTTTGTCGTCGATAAGGGTGTCGAGGCATTGGTTGCCCTGAATGCAGCGCAAGGTGCCGATAAGGCCCTGATCGCCGAGGTCCGCTTGTTTGACCAGTTCACCGGCGAAAAGGCCGAATCCCAAATGGGCGAGGGCAAGAAATCTATCGCCCTGACCGTGCGCCTGCAACCGACCCAGACCACGCTGACCGACAAGGATATTGAGGCGGTAAGCGCCAAGATTATCGACAAGGTTAGCAAAGCGACAGGCGGCACCCTGCGCGGATAACCATTGGGGGGGCTATGAAGCCCCCCTATTCCGGTTGGAACCCGCCGATCAAGCGGCGCAAACCAAACACAGCCCCCAGTGCAATCGCGGCCAAAGTGACCGGTCCGGACCATGCCAGTGTGGCAAAGGCCGAAACGCCTTGCCCGACCGAGCAGCCCAGCGCCGTCACGCCGCCCACGCCCATCATCGCAGCGCCCGAGACCTGACGGCCCAATTCGCGCGGGTCTTCACAGGCCTCCCAGCGGAACAGCCCGCGCCAAAGCGACCCGGCCAAAGCGCCCAGCATCACCCCGCAGACAGCCCCGACCGAAAAGGAAATCCCACCGGCGGTAGAGGTCATTAGCCAGATCAGCGTCCGGCCCAGCGGTGCGGTAAAGGACAGCCCCTCAACCTGCACGGCGCCAAAGCTTTCCACCGACAGCCATGTCGTCGCCGCAAAGGACCAGACCACAGCCGCCCCAGCCGCCACGCCCCACATCAATTGTCGCGGTGATCCCCGCAGGCCCGGATGCGCCAATGCCCAGATCAATAGCCCCAAGGAAATCACCCCTGCCGTCACCAGTGGCGGCACATTCAAAACATGGGCAATGCCCTGCAGGCCGGTCGCATCCACTTGCGGGAATAGCGCATTGCGGATCGGGGCCAAGGGGCCAGACAGCGCCACAAAAGCAAAAATCCCCATCACAACAACCACAACAAGCGACCGCAAATCCCCACCGCCAAACCGCACCAGCGCGCCAAAGCCACAGTTCCCCGCCATCGCCATGCCATAACCAAACAGCAGCCCCCCCGCGATAGAGGCAAGCGGGTTCCACGCGATCTGATGGTAAAATGTGCCGCCGATATCGATGACACCCAACATGTCGCCCAGATGGGTGCCGAAAATCGCCACCGCCAGAACCACGCCCCAAAGGCGCAACCGACGCTGATCCTCGCCGTAAAGCGCTGATTCAAGCGCCCCTAGCGTGCAAAAATCGCCCAATCGTGCCGATAGGCCCAGCACAACGCCCGCAATCAAACCTGCAAAGGCCGCCCAAACACCGAATGGTACCTCTTCCATGTCACAGCCCCTTTAAGATGCGGGGCTCAGCCCGGATTGCAAAACATATCATAGACGAGGGCCACGGCCCGAATAACCTTGGGATCTTGCAAGGAATAAAAGATCGCCTTGCCATCGCGCCGCGCAGAAACCAACCCCTCCAGCCGTAACCGCGCGAGTTGCTGGCTAACGGCGGCTTGGCGCGATGAAAGCAATGTCTCCAGCTCTGTCACGCTTTTGGGTCCCGATGACAGGTGACACAAAATCATCAAGCGCCCCTCATGCGCGAGCGCTTTCAGAAAATTGGCTGCCTCATTGGCGTTTTCCAACATTTTCTCAGGTGGGATTGCGGCACAGGGAATGTCCTGCGCTTGGGTGTCGTCTGATCTGGCTGTGTCAGGTGGCACCCCAGCACTCCTCGCCCTCGGGCCCGTGTTTATCATGGGCCGTTATTTTCTGCTGCGCTTATTGCACAAGGTGTACGACAGCGTCACGCTGTAAACCGCCGCTGTTATTCCAATGTCGCACCGGCCTTAGTCAGCATTTCTTCCAGCAAGACCCAAAAGAAGTCCTCACCGGCATAGCCTTCAAGGCGGCCAACCTCTTGCCCATCTTCTACCAACACGAAGGTCGGTGTAAAGGCGGGGCGGCGGACAAAGGTCACACCCTCCGGTACTTCTGCGCGCAGATCGATCCGTTTCAGCGGGGCGGCGCGCCCTTCGGCGGTCAAGTGATAGGCATCGCCAACCTCGGCGTCCCAACGCTCACAGTAAATACAGCCCGCCTGTTCCACCATATAAAGCGTAAAAGACCCCGCCCAAGCCGCAGTGCCGACACCGCAGACGCCCAGCGCCAAGACGACGGTCATCGCGAGGCGGCGAAAGCGGGAAAGAAAGGGTCGTGTGGTGATGAGCATGATTGACGGCCTGCTAAAATATATTCACATTGTAATATGAATTACTATTGGCGCAAGCCCCATGTCGGGCGTCGGGTGGTATCACACCCCGCGAACCCGCCGCGGGCCGTTTATGCCAAAGATCAACCGGGTGGAGCCGCATATGTTTGAGATCAGTTACGGTGGGGCGGCCTTGGCCGGAATATTAAGCTTTTTATCGCCCTGTATTCTGCCGATGGTGCCGTTTTACCTGTCATATATGGCAGGCATCTCAATGCAGGAATTGCGCGGCGACGGTGAAATCGCGCCCGGTGCGCAAAAACGGCTGGTTGCATCGGCGATTGCCTTTGCGCTTGGCGTGACCTCGATCTTTGTGCTTTTGGGCTTGGGGGCGACGGCGCTTGGGTCAGCGTTTATTCAGTGGAAAGAGCAGCTTTCCTATGTTGCGGCGGCGGTGCTGTTTGTGTTTGGCCTGCATTTTCTGGGCATCATCAAGGTGCCATTCCTATACCGTGAGGCGCGCATCGAGGCGAAAACCGAACCCTCCAGTCTGATCGGCGCCTATGTGATGGGGCTTGCCTTCGGCTTTGGCTGGACGCCTTGTGTGGGGCCGGCCTTGGCTGCGATCCTGTTCATGGCCTCGGCATCAGGGGACCTGTGGCAGGGCGGCAGCCTGTTGCTGGTTTACGGGTTGTCGATGACCTTACCCTTTGTGATCGCCGCCCTTTTTGCCAAGCCGTTTCTGGCGTGGGTCGGGCGCAATCGCAAATACCTTGGCCATGTCGAAAAGATCATGGGGGCGATGTTGATCCTGTTTGCGATTCTCATCGCGACCAATTCGGTTAACTATATCGCAGATTTCATGATCCGACATTTCGACTGGTCCGCCACGCTTAAATAAATCAGGAGGCTTTTATGACCCGCATTTTCGCCACGCTTGCAACCATGCTTGCCCTTGCCATGCCAGTTTCGGCGACCGAATTGGGCGACGACGGGCTGCATAAACCCGAATGGCTGCGCGATACCTTCAAGGATTTGCGTGATGATTTGGCCGAGGCAAATGCCGACGGCAAGCGCCTGATGGTGATCTGGGAGCAGCGTGGCTGCATTTATTGCAGCAAAATGTATGAGGAGGTCTTTCCCGACCCCGCAATCGATGCGCTGATCCGCGATAACTATTTTGTCGTGCAGATGAACCTTTTCGGCGATGTGGAGGTGACGGATTTTGACGGCAAGGCCCTACCCGAAAAGGAAATGGCGCGGCGCTGGGGCGTGGTCTTTACCCCCACGATGATGTTCTTTCCCGAAAAGGTGGGCGAAGACCAGACCGCACAGCAGGCCTCCATCGTCACCATGCCCGGCGCATTTGGCAAAGGCACGACCGGTGCGCTTTTGACTTGGGTCAAGGACAAAGAGTACGAAACGGGCGAACATTTCCAGAAGTACCTCGCTCGCACACTGGTTGCCCCTGGCCAGTAACGCGCTGCCTCGCAGCCGCGCGCGGTCAAATATGCAATAATTTAAATATCATTATTGCACAAAGCGCCAAGCTTGGTCTATCCTCAGATTCGGAGGAAACAGGGAGGACTTCGAATGAAGCGCCAAATTATATTTGGTATGGTTGCTGCTGCGTTTTGCGCAGGCGCTGCCATGGCAGAGACTGGACCCGCCAACGTGGAATACACGGATGGCGCAATTACACAATCATTGTCCGGCACACCCGGCAACCCGGAAGAGGGCAAGGTAGTCTTTAGCACGGCTTCTTTGGGCAACTGCGTGGCGTGCCATGCGGCTGAAATCACCAAGGATCTCCCGTTTCCCGGCGATGTTGGCCCCGCCCTTGATGGTGCCGCAGACCGCTGGACCGAAGCCGAGCTTCGGGGACTTGTCAGCAATGCAAAGATGACGTTCGAAGGCACGGTTATGCCCGCCTTTTACAAATCATCCGGCTATATCCGCCCCGGCAACAACTATACCGGCAAGGCGGGTACCGAGCCGCTTGCACCGATCCTTAACGCCCAGCAGGTCGAAGACGTTGTCGCCTTTTTGCTGACGTTTAAAGAATAACCCAACACCCCTGTCCGGCATAATCCGGATGTGACTGAGGAGTGAAAAGATGAACTTTTCCAGAAGAGAAGCCCTCGTGCTGGCCTTGGGCAGCGTGGCAGCCGCCGCGATCCCTTCGCTGGCCTTGGCAAGCGTTGATGAGGCCGTCGCCGCCTTTACCGGCGGCGCCGAAATTGGCACCGGCCCGGGCGTTACCCTGACCGCACCGGAAATCGCGGAAAACGGCAACACCGTTCCCGTATCTGTCGATGCCCCTGATGCAATTGCCATTCTGGTGCTGGCCGCCGGCAACCCGACCCCTGCGGTCGCAACCTTCAAGTTTGGCGAATTGGCCGGGGCGCATATGGCCTCTACCCGTATTCGCCTATCCAAGACGCAAGACGTTGTCGCCATTGCCCAACTGGCAGATGGCACCTTCGTGCGCACGTCTTCGGAAGTGAAAGTCACCATCGGCGGCTGCGGCGGCTGATTTAGGGAGATATTGACATGGCAGATAACGTAAAACCCCGTGTAAAAGTGCCGAAATCAGCCAAGGCTGGTGAGGCGATTGTTATAAAAACGCTGATCAGCCACCCGATGGAATCCGGTCAGCGCAAGGACAAGGAAGGCGCTGTTATTCCTCGGTCCATCATCAACCGCTTCACCTGCGACTTTAACGGCAAGAACGTGATCGACGCGACGCTGGAGCCTGCAATTTCCACGAACCCCTACATCGAGTTTGAGGCAATGGTTCCGGAAGCGGGTGAATTCAAGTTCACTTGGTATGATGATGACGGCTCTGTCTATGAAGAGAGCAAGTCAATCGAAATCGCCTGATTTCCGCAGCCACATAGAGGGAGGAGACAATATGAAGCCGCGGACAATCAAGACGGCACTAGCCGCAACCGCATTCTTTGGCCTTGCCGTAACCGGCATGGCCCTTGCAGAGCCTGTTGATGACAAGCTCATCATCGAAGGGGAAGAAATCAAGACCATCGCCGAACCATCGGCCCATTTAGATGGCGCCTTGCCAGAGCTGGTTTCAGGCTGGCATTATCGTGATACCGAAACCCGCGCCATGCAGATGGACGATTTCGACAATCCCGGCATGATCTTTGTGGATCGCGGGCTTGATATCTGGAACGCCGCTGACGGAACAGAAGACAAATCCTGCGCCTCGTGCCATGAAGGCCCCGAAAGCATGGCAGGGCTGCGCGCGGTCACGCCTCGGGTTGATGCGAAAACCGGCGATGTCATGAATATCGAAGGTTATATCAACGATTGTCGCACCACCCGTATGGGCGCCGAAGCATGGAATCTTAAGGGCGATCCGATGACGGATGTGCTTGCCCTTATTTCGTTGCAGTCGCGCGGTGAATTGATGAACGTTGCCATTGATGGGCCTGCCGCCCCCGTCTATGAAATGGGCAAAGAGATCTACTACACCCGCTATGGCCAGCTGGAGCTTTCATGCGCCAACTGCCATGAGGATAACAACGGCAACCACATCCGCTCGGACCATCTGTCCCAAGGGCATACCAACGGGTTTCCGGTCTATCGTCTGAAACAAGCGGCGCTTTTGACCGCACAACATCGTTTCGTTGGCTGTGTCCGCGACACCCGCGCCGAAACCTTCGGGCTTGGCTCGGATGAACTCAACGCGCTGGAACTTTATGTCGCGTCGCGCGGCAACGGTCTGGCCGTCGAGGGCGTTAGCGTTCGTCACTAAGCCTTTCGGGCGCCCTTAGTCGGGGCGCCCGCACACCTTAAACGCTTTTAAAACCATGAAACGACCTCCCCGCCTTTTGGGCGCTTGGCTTGGTCATGTCTGTACGAAAGGATCACATCATGATCTCGCGGCGCGAGTTTCTTCAGGCCTCGGTGGCCGCATCCGCCCTTTATGGCGCGTCAGGCGTTGGCAATTGGTCCCGCCTTGCAGCACAGCAGGCCTTGACCCAAGACCAGCTTTTGCAGTTTGACGCCTTCGGGAATGTCACCCTGATCCATATCACCGACATCCATGCCCAGCTCAAACCGATCTGGTTCCGTGAACCAGAGATCAATATCGGCGTTGGCGATGTCAAAGGCATTCCGCCCCATGTCACCGGCATGGATTTCATCAAGGAATTCAACCTGCAGCCCGGCAGCCCCGAGGCCTATGCGCTGACCCATGAAGATTTCACCGCCCTTGGCAAAACTTACGGCAAGATGGGCGGCATGGACCGTGTGGCGACAGTCGTCAAATCCATCCGCGCCGAGCGCCCCGAGGCGATTATTCTGGACGGTGGCGATACGTGGCACGGCTCCATGACCTCACTTTTGACCAAGGGGCAGGATGTGGTCAATGTGATGAACAAACTTGGCGTCGAGGCGATGACCTCGCATTGGGAATGGACCCTTGGCACCGAGCGCGTGCAGGAAATCGTAGGCGCGTTGCCCTTCCCCTTCCTTGGACAGAATATCTTTGATGCTGAATGGGATGAGCCCGCGTTTGAGCCCTACACATGGTTTGAACGTGGCGGCGCAAAGGTTGCCGTTATCGGGCAGGCCTTCCCCTATATGCCGATCGCCAACCCCGGCTGGATGTTCCCTGAATACAGCTTTGGCATCCGTGATGAGCGTATGCAGGAAATGGTCGAAGAGGTGCGCGCCGCCGGGGCCGATCTGGTTGTTGTGCTGTCGCATAACGGCTTTGACGTGGACCGCAAGATGGCGTCACGCGTCAAGGGGATCGACGTCATTCTGACCGGTCACACCCATGATGCGATCCCCGAGCCGGTGCTGGTGGGTGAAACCATCCTCATCGCCTCGGGCAGCCACGGGAAATATGTCAGCCGCGTCGATCTGGATGTGCGCGACGGCAAGATGATGGGCTTTCGCCACAAGCTGATCCCGATTTTCGCGGATGTGATTACGCCAGATACCGAGATGGCCGACCTGATCGACGCCGAACGCGCGCCCTTCAAGGACCAGCTGGAAGAGGTGATCGGCAAGACCGAAAGCCTGCTCTACCGTCGTGGTAATTTCAACGGCACATGGGATGACCTGATCTGCGATGCCATGCTGTCAGAGCGTGACGCAGAAATTGCCATGTCCCCCGGTGTGCGTTGGGGTGCCAGCGTGATGCCCGGTCAGGACATCACCCGTGAGGATATCCATAACGCCACCTCGATGACCTATCCCAACTGCTACCGCACCGAGATGACGGGTGAATTCCTGAACGTCGTGCTAGAGGATGTGGCCGACAACTTGTTCAACACCGACCCCTATTACCAACAGGGCGGCGATATGGTGCGGGTGGGCGGTCTTGGCTATTCCATCGATGTCTCCAGGCCCATCGGCAGCCGGATCTCCAACATGACCCTGCTGAAAACCGGCGAGGCGATTGACCCCGCGCGGACCTATATCGTGGCCGGCTGGGCATCGGTGAATGAAGGCACCGAAGGCCCGCCAATTTGGGACGTGGTCGAGGACCATATCCGCAAGATCGGCACCGTCAAACTTGATCCCAATACCTCGGTCAAAGTGACCGGCGTCTAAACCCAACCGCTTCAGAAAGGTTTCGTCATGACAAACGAACCCACCAATGGCACAACCCGCCGCGGCTTTCTGGCCGCCAGTGCGGCGACAGGCACGGCCCTTGTTGCGGGCGGTGCGGCTGCGCAAACCCCCGATCCGCTGATTACCGAGGTGCAGGAATGGGCGTCCGGCCTTGGCCTTGGCGTCGATGATGCGCCCTACGGCATGCCCATCCACTTTGAGGCGGATGTGGTACGCCGCAATGTGGAATGGCTGACGGCGGATGTGATCTCCTCGATCAACTTCACGCCGATCCATGCGCTGGATGGCACGATCACGCCCCAAGGCTGCGCGTTTGAGCGCCACCACTCCGGCGCGATCGAACTGGCCAAGGAAGATTACCGGCTGATGATCAACGGGCTGGTCGATACGCCCTTGGTTTTCACCTATGAGGACTTGGAACGGTTCCCCCGTGTCACCCGCACCTTCTTTCTGGAATGCGCGGCGAATTCAGGGATGGAATGGGCCGGCGCGCAGCTGAACGGGTCGCAATTCACCCACGGCATGATCCACAATATGGAATATACCGGCGTCACCCTGCGCACGCTTTTGGATGAGGCGGGCATCAAGCCTGAGGGAAACTGGCTTTACGTTGAGGGCGCGGATGCGTCATCGAACGGACGGTCGATCCCCATGGAAAAGGCGCTGGATGATTGCATGATCGCCTTCAAAGCCAATGGGGAGGCGCTGCGGATGGAGCATGGCTATCCGGTGCGGTTGATCGTTCCGGGCTGGGAGGGCAACCTTTGGGTCAAATGGCTGCGCCGGATGGAAGTGACCGATGCGCCGGTGGAAAGCCGTGAGGAAACCTCGAAATATACCGATACGATGGAAAACGGCACCTCGCGCAAATGGACATGGGTGATGGATGCGAAATCCGTGATCACCGCGCCAAGCCCGCAAATGCCGATCAAGCACGGCCATGGCCCCCTGGTTATCACCGGGCTGGCATGGTCGGGGCGCGGCGCGGTTACGGGCGTTGATGTCTCGGTCAATGGGGGCAAGACATGGGCCAAGGCGCGGCTTGCCGCACCGGGGCAGGAAATGGCCTTGACGCGTTTCTATTTCGATTACAACTGGCAGGGCGAAGAGATGCTGTTGCAATCACGTGTCACCGATAGCACCGGCTATGTGCAGCCGACCAAGGCGCAGCTGCGTGCGGTTCGCGGCCTTAATTCCGTCTATCACAACAATGCTATTCAAACCTGGTGGGTCAAAACCAATGGGGAGGCTGAAAATGTCGAAGTTTCTTAATCTCGCGCTTGCGGCAAGCCTGCTCGCAACCCCTGCCATGGCGGATAAACTGGGCCTTGGCCGTGCCGCCCTGCCCGAAGAGATTGCCGCATGGGACAAGGACGTGCGCCCCGATGGCAAGGGCCTTCCTGTCGGGTCCGGCGATGCGCTGGTGGGTGAGGAGATCTTTGCCGATCAATGCGCCTCATGCCACGGTGATTTTGCCGAGGGCGTCGACAACTGGCCGAAACTTGCGGGCGGCATGAACACGCTGAACCGCGAGGACCCGCTGAAAACAGTGGGCAGCTATTGGCCGCATGTGTCGACCGTTTGGGATTACGTCAACCGCTCCATGCCCTTTGGCGCGGCCCAAACGCTGGCGCCAGACGACGTCTATGCCATTGTCGCCTATATCCTTTATTCCAACGATCTGATCGAGGATGATTTCGTTCTGTCGAATGAGAATCTTGCGGATTTCGAGTTGCCCAATGTGGGCGGGTTTTTCGTCGATGATCGGGAAACCACCGAATATCCGCAATTCTCGGCGCCTGCCTGTATGGAAAACTGCAAGGACAGCGTGGAAATCACGATGCATGCGACCGTGCTGGATGTGACGCCCGATGACCTGACCGATGACGATCCGGTTGAAGAGGCCGAAGCACCGGAACCGGTTGTCGAAGCGGCTGTTGATCCGGCCCTGATCGAAGCCGGCGAAAGGGTGTTCAAGAAATGCGCCGCCTGTCATCAGGTTGGTGAAGGCGCCAAGCACCGCACCGGCCCGACCCTGAACGGGATGATCGACCGGACGGCGGGCACTGTTGACGGGTTCAAATATTCCCCCTCGATGATTGAGGCGGGTGCGGGTGATATGATCTGGGATGATGCGACCCTGCATGCCTATCTTGAAAAACCACGCGACGTCGTGCCGAAAACCAAGATGTCCTTTGCAGGGCTGAAGAAGGCCGAAGACCGAGATGCCGTCATCGCCTATCTCGCGACTTTCGGGGAATAGAATGAACTGGGGGGCGCGCTTCCTCCTGTCGTTTCTCGCGGCGCTGCCCAGTGGCGCCGCGGCACAAACCCTTGGCGATCCAGAATACGGAGCGTACCTCTCGGCGGAATGCGCCACCTGTCACCAGCGCGATGGATCGTTTGATGGGATCCCCTCCATCACCAACTGGCCGGAGGAGGATTTTATGGCCGCCATGTTCGCCTATCGGGCCAAACAGCGGCCCCATCCGGTGATGCAAATGCTGGCCGCCCGCCTGTCGGATGAGGAAATCGCCGCGCTTGCTGCCTATTACGCCACAATCAAAAACTGAAACGGGAGGATTTATGATGGCACTGAACAGACGGCAATTCATTGGCACACTGACAGCAACCCTCACCGCCCCGATGGTTGTCGCCCAAACCCGCCCGCGTGTCGTCATCATCGGCGGGGGTGCCGGCGGGGCTACGATCGCGCGCTACTTGGCCAAGGACAGCAAGGGCGCGCTGGATGTGGTGTTGGTGGAGCCGACGCGCAAATATTACACCTGTTTTTTCTCCAACCTCTATCTGGGCGGGTTCCGCGAATATGAAAGCCTTGGCCACAGCTATGGCACATTGGCTGCGGAGTATGGCGTCAACGTGGTACATGATCTTGCGACCGGCGTGGATCGGGATGCCAAGACGGTCACGCTCGGCTCGGGGGTGGTTGTGCCCTATGACCGTTTGGTCCTGTCGCCCGGCATTGATTTTATCGAAGGCTCGGTTCCCGGCTGGTCGCTGGCGGCGCAAAACGCCATGCCCCATGCCTATAAAGGTGGCAGCCAGACACAGCTTTTAAAGGCCCAACTGGCCGCGATGCCCGAGGGCGGCACCTTTGCCATGGTCGCACCGCCCAACCCCTACCGCTGCCCGCCCGGCCCTTATGAGCGGGTCTCGATGGTCGCGCATCATCTGAAGTCCCACAATCCGACGGCCAAGATCCTGATCCTCGACCCCAAGGAGGGCTACTCCAAACAGGCGTTGTTCGAGGAGGGCTGGGACAAGCACTACCCCGGCATGATCACCCGTATCGGTCCCGATATGGGCGGTAATATGCTAGAGGTGCGGCCCGACGCGATGGAGTTTGTGGTCGACGGGGAGGTTGAAAAAGTCGATGTCTGCAACGTTATCCCCGCACAGCGCGCGGGCAATATTGCCAGCCTTGCGAATGTGACCGAAGGCGGTTGGGCACCTGTCCATGCCGACAGCATGCTGTCAAAAATGGATAAGAATATCTATGTTCTGGGCGACGCCACCAATCAGGGGGATATGCCGAAATCGGCCTTTTCTGCCAATTCGCAGGCCAAGGTCGCGGCCAATCATATCCGCGGCGCGCTGACCGGATCAAAGGTATTTCCGGCGAAATACTCCAACACCTGCTGGTCACTGATCGCACACGAGGACGGTGTGAAGGTGGGTGCCAGCTATGAGCCGACGCCCGAAAAAATCGCCTCCGTGCAAGGCTTCATCAGCCAGCGGGGCGAGGATAGCGCCCTGCGCAAAGCAACCTATGAGGAAAGCCTTGGCTGGTATGCGGGTATCACCGCCGACATGTTCGGCTAGTCGCCGCGTGCTGCCATCCCATCTGCTGAAAAGGACCCCCTATGAAACGACGTGACTTTCTGGCGCTTTCCGCCGCCGCCCTTGCCTTGCCGCGCGCAGGCTTTGCCGCGACCGAGATGACCTTGCCCGATGCAAAGCTGACGATGCTGTCGGATGGCAAGCTGACCCTGCCGGGCGATTTCGTGCTGGGCGGTTTGGACGCGGCAGAAGCGGCGATGATCCGCCAAAAGTTCGGCCTTGATCCCGACAGCTACACACCGCCCTGCAACCTCACGCTCTATCAAGATGGCACGCGCAATGTGTTGTTTGATGTGGGTGCGGGCCCCGATTTCATGCCCTCGGCAGGCAAGCTGGATGCGGCGCTGGATGCGGTCGGGCTGACGCATGATGACATCACCCATGTGGTTTTCACCCATGCACATCCCGACCACCTGTGGGGGCTTTTGGATGATTTTGACGACCCGAAATTTGCCAATGCCGAATATCTGATTGGCCGCGCCGAGTTTGACTATTGGCTGAACCCGAATACCGTCCATACCATCGGTGATGCCCGCGCCAGCTTTGCCGTTGGGGCCGCCCGCAGGCTGGGAAGTATCGCGGAGCAGTTGCAGTTTATCGAGGATGGCGCCGAACCCCTGCCCGGTATTACCGCACGTCTGACCCCCGGCCACACACCCGGCCATATGGCCTTTGTTCTTGGCGGTAAGGTGCTGGTGACGGGGGATGCCATCTCCAACAACCATCTGGCGTTTCTGCGCCCCGATGCGCCTTCGCCGTCGGATCAAGACCCCGATCTGGCGGCCACAACACGGGTCGCGCTGCTGGATCAGATCACCGCGGACGAGCTTGCCATCGCGGGGTTCCACCTGCCCGGCGGCTTGGGCCATGCCACCCGTGAGGGCGACAGCTACACCTATATCGAAGGATAAATCATGCGCTATCTTGCCCTTTTCCTGCTTGCGACACCCGTCTTTGCCTCCGAGGATATTCCCGATCAATACCCGCAATCGGTACTTTATTCCAAACCGGTCGAGGTGATCCCCCATGTGTTTTCCGCCATCGGGGCCACCGCACCGCCCACCTATGAAAACGCGGGCCATAACAACAACCTGTCCTTTATCGTTACCGGCGACGGCGTGGTCGTGGTCAATTCCGGCGCGTCATTTCTTTTGGCCAAGGCCCTGCATGATGAGATCAAAACCGTCACAGATCAGCCCGTCAAACTGGTGATCAATGAAAACGGCCAAGGCCACGCCATGCTGGGCAATAACTACTGGATCGATCAGGGCGTTCCGGTTCTGGCGCATGCCGAGGCCGCCGCCGAATTTACCGATACTGCCGGGCAATCAATGGCCGGCCTTCAGGCCTATGCGCTGGAAAAT from Pseudorhodobacter turbinis includes the following:
- a CDS encoding ArsR/SmtB family transcription factor; protein product: MLENANEAANFLKALAHEGRLMILCHLSSGPKSVTELETLLSSRQAAVSQQLARLRLEGLVSARRDGKAIFYSLQDPKVIRAVALVYDMFCNPG
- a CDS encoding thioredoxin family protein; translation: MLITTRPFLSRFRRLAMTVVLALGVCGVGTAAWAGSFTLYMVEQAGCIYCERWDAEVGDAYHLTAEGRAAPLKRIDLRAEVPEGVTFVRRPAFTPTFVLVEDGQEVGRLEGYAGEDFFWVLLEEMLTKAGATLE
- the soxX gene encoding sulfur oxidation c-type cytochrome SoxX, translating into MKRQIIFGMVAAAFCAGAAMAETGPANVEYTDGAITQSLSGTPGNPEEGKVVFSTASLGNCVACHAAEITKDLPFPGDVGPALDGAADRWTEAELRGLVSNAKMTFEGTVMPAFYKSSGYIRPGNNYTGKAGTEPLAPILNAQQVEDVVAFLLTFKE
- the soxA gene encoding sulfur oxidation c-type cytochrome SoxA, giving the protein MKPRTIKTALAATAFFGLAVTGMALAEPVDDKLIIEGEEIKTIAEPSAHLDGALPELVSGWHYRDTETRAMQMDDFDNPGMIFVDRGLDIWNAADGTEDKSCASCHEGPESMAGLRAVTPRVDAKTGDVMNIEGYINDCRTTRMGAEAWNLKGDPMTDVLALISLQSRGELMNVAIDGPAAPVYEMGKEIYYTRYGQLELSCANCHEDNNGNHIRSDHLSQGHTNGFPVYRLKQAALLTAQHRFVGCVRDTRAETFGLGSDELNALELYVASRGNGLAVEGVSVRH
- the soxZ gene encoding thiosulfate oxidation carrier complex protein SoxZ; translated protein: MADNVKPRVKVPKSAKAGEAIVIKTLISHPMESGQRKDKEGAVIPRSIINRFTCDFNGKNVIDATLEPAISTNPYIEFEAMVPEAGEFKFTWYDDDGSVYEESKSIEIA
- the soxY gene encoding thiosulfate oxidation carrier protein SoxY, with product MNFSRREALVLALGSVAAAAIPSLALASVDEAVAAFTGGAEIGTGPGVTLTAPEIAENGNTVPVSVDAPDAIAILVLAAGNPTPAVATFKFGELAGAHMASTRIRLSKTQDVVAIAQLADGTFVRTSSEVKVTIGGCGG
- a CDS encoding cytochrome c biogenesis CcdA family protein; protein product: MFEISYGGAALAGILSFLSPCILPMVPFYLSYMAGISMQELRGDGEIAPGAQKRLVASAIAFALGVTSIFVLLGLGATALGSAFIQWKEQLSYVAAAVLFVFGLHFLGIIKVPFLYREARIEAKTEPSSLIGAYVMGLAFGFGWTPCVGPALAAILFMASASGDLWQGGSLLLVYGLSMTLPFVIAALFAKPFLAWVGRNRKYLGHVEKIMGAMLILFAILIATNSVNYIADFMIRHFDWSATLK
- a CDS encoding YeeE/YedE family protein, whose translation is MEEVPFGVWAAFAGLIAGVVLGLSARLGDFCTLGALESALYGEDQRRLRLWGVVLAVAIFGTHLGDMLGVIDIGGTFYHQIAWNPLASIAGGLLFGYGMAMAGNCGFGALVRFGGGDLRSLVVVVVMGIFAFVALSGPLAPIRNALFPQVDATGLQGIAHVLNVPPLVTAGVISLGLLIWALAHPGLRGSPRQLMWGVAAGAAVVWSFAATTWLSVESFGAVQVEGLSFTAPLGRTLIWLMTSTAGGISFSVGAVCGVMLGALAGSLWRGLFRWEACEDPRELGRQVSGAAMMGVGGVTALGCSVGQGVSAFATLAWSGPVTLAAIALGAVFGLRRLIGGFQPE
- a CDS encoding SoxW family protein encodes the protein MTRIFATLATMLALAMPVSATELGDDGLHKPEWLRDTFKDLRDDLAEANADGKRLMVIWEQRGCIYCSKMYEEVFPDPAIDALIRDNYFVVQMNLFGDVEVTDFDGKALPEKEMARRWGVVFTPTMMFFPEKVGEDQTAQQASIVTMPGAFGKGTTGALLTWVKDKEYETGEHFQKYLARTLVAPGQ